One window from the genome of Mucilaginibacter ginsenosidivorans encodes:
- the murI gene encoding glutamate racemase — protein MKKQPIGIFDSGYGGLTVFRAIADLLPQYDYVYLGDNARAPYGNRSFNTIHQYTWECVQMLFDMGCPLVILACNTASAKALRTIQQRDLLNEDPAKRVLGVIRPTAEVIGNYSDSKEIGVLGTKGTVQSGSYLIEINNFFPDVKVYQQACPLWVPLIENGEYDQPGADYFVKKYLDQVLAQSANIDTLLLACTHYPLLLEKIKDYLPEGIKVVPQGDIVAASLRDYLQRHPEMEQQLSANGTQQFFTTSDDTMDFDHHASIFFGERVTSEFIALK, from the coding sequence ATAAAAAAACAGCCTATAGGCATTTTCGATTCGGGGTACGGCGGGCTAACCGTTTTTCGCGCTATTGCGGATCTTCTGCCTCAATATGATTACGTATACCTGGGCGATAACGCACGGGCTCCATATGGCAACCGGTCGTTCAATACCATCCATCAATATACGTGGGAGTGTGTGCAGATGCTTTTTGACATGGGTTGCCCGCTGGTGATATTGGCCTGTAATACCGCATCCGCAAAAGCGCTTCGCACCATTCAGCAACGCGACCTGCTGAATGAGGACCCTGCCAAACGGGTGCTGGGTGTTATCCGTCCTACCGCAGAAGTGATTGGGAATTATTCTGATTCAAAGGAAATCGGCGTGCTCGGTACAAAGGGCACCGTACAATCGGGCTCGTACCTTATCGAGATCAATAATTTTTTCCCGGATGTAAAAGTTTACCAGCAAGCCTGCCCGCTATGGGTTCCGCTTATCGAAAACGGCGAATACGATCAGCCCGGTGCCGATTATTTTGTGAAGAAATACCTGGACCAGGTTTTGGCACAATCGGCTAATATCGATACGTTGCTTCTCGCCTGTACCCATTATCCGTTATTGCTCGAAAAAATAAAAGATTACCTGCCCGAAGGTATCAAAGTTGTGCCCCAGGGCGATATTGTAGCGGCCAGCCTGCGGGATTACCTGCAGCGTCATCCCGAAATGGAGCAACAGCTTTCGGCGAATGGGACGCAACAGTTTTTTACCACATCGGATGATACGATGGATTTCGACCATCATGCTTCCATATTTTTTGGCGAGCGGGTGACTTCAGAATTCATCGCGCTTAAATGA
- a CDS encoding OmpH family outer membrane protein, whose amino-acid sequence MKKLLKVALVAVCIVFAGNIAKAQVKIGYINFEQLIQQMPETKTIKTQLDAYSKQFIDQLTAMNTEYQSKGQAYTAQRSTMTDAIRTAKEAELADIQKRMNDYNTNAQQQVNAKETELSKPLFDKVRGAVAQVAKEKGYTYVINSGQTDLIVSPPGDDLMNDVKTKLGIK is encoded by the coding sequence ATGAAAAAACTATTGAAAGTTGCTTTAGTTGCGGTGTGTATTGTGTTTGCAGGGAATATCGCTAAAGCACAAGTTAAGATCGGATACATCAATTTTGAACAATTGATTCAACAGATGCCCGAAACCAAAACTATAAAAACCCAGCTGGATGCTTACAGTAAGCAGTTTATTGATCAGCTAACGGCTATGAACACCGAATACCAGTCTAAAGGACAGGCTTACACTGCCCAAAGGTCGACCATGACAGATGCTATTCGTACTGCGAAAGAGGCTGAACTGGCAGATATCCAGAAAAGAATGAACGATTACAACACCAATGCGCAGCAGCAGGTAAATGCAAAAGAAACAGAACTTTCCAAGCCACTGTTTGATAAGGTACGCGGTGCGGTTGCACAAGTGGCAAAAGAAAAAGGGTATACTTACGTGATCAATTCGGGCCAAACCGACCTGATCGTGTCTCCTCCGGGCGATGACCTGATGAACGATGTTAAGACGAAATTAGGTATCAAATAA
- the bamA gene encoding outer membrane protein assembly factor BamA, which produces MNKLLFAILFTVISTAALAQVSNQPRPALQKSISADSLSYLNPKDYIIGGVTVTGTKNLDKDVLVQISKLNKGDRINLPGEQNAAVVKRMYDQGLFDDVQLNITKINLDTVYLEIAVVERPRLSRMHITGPRKGEIEDLQKKLSDKNAKIVNENLLSTTTAIIKKHFAEKGFLNTTVDIKQRKDPGDANSVILDVAVDKKHKVKINSVTFEGNTAFSQKKLRKFLKKTRQRHWYNLFGSRKFLRDKYEDDKQNLVEKMQDKGYRDAEIISDSVWRHDDKTVNVKIKIYEGHKYYFGNITWSGNAQYSSTVLNKLLRVRKGDVFSEEELNKRLVGPTPNNDDVSTLYLDNGFLTYSADPVQTRIYNDTVDLDIRVYEGPRYTLNRIILKGNDVTNDKVVRREIRTKPGQIFSKEALIRSTREISQLGNFDEQKTEPRPTNINPTDGTVDIIYNVVEKPSDQIELSGGFGGGQLVGTLGLTFNNFSLRNIFHLKEYRPLPKGDGQKLSIRGQSSGRIYQNYSFTFTEPWLGGKKPIFFSLSAYTQLSSTGQYYPKSDPRYNNLRINGIGVTLGKRLNWPDNYFQLNYSVNFDHYSLDNYPGYIFTNGTSYNIKLTQTLQRNSLDVPIFPTQGSNIMLTIQGTPPYSLFNHLNYKLPPTQEQVYHFVEYYKVKYDAQWFQKIYGKLVLMSQVRFGFLGEYNSAVPASPFERFKLGGDGMQSYQFLQGSDIIGLRGYQNFSVIPVGTNYNVNNNPGSTIYNKYTFELRHPVIASQSATIFVLAFAEGGNVWNSFDQFNPFNVRRSVGFGARIFLPIFGLLGLDYGYGFDKIPGIPDANKGQFHFSISQSLSGGFN; this is translated from the coding sequence ATGAATAAACTTCTTTTTGCTATTCTTTTCACTGTTATAAGTACTGCTGCGCTGGCACAGGTCTCTAATCAGCCGAGGCCGGCACTTCAAAAATCTATTTCCGCTGATAGTTTAAGCTACCTCAATCCAAAGGATTACATTATAGGCGGGGTTACGGTTACCGGTACTAAAAACCTTGATAAGGATGTGCTTGTACAGATATCCAAATTAAACAAGGGCGACAGGATAAATCTTCCGGGCGAACAAAATGCGGCCGTGGTTAAACGAATGTACGACCAGGGCCTTTTTGACGACGTACAGTTGAACATTACTAAAATAAACCTTGATACCGTATACCTCGAAATAGCAGTTGTTGAGCGTCCGCGTTTGTCCAGGATGCACATTACTGGTCCGCGAAAGGGCGAGATCGAGGATCTGCAAAAGAAACTGAGTGATAAGAACGCCAAGATCGTTAACGAGAACCTTTTGAGCACGACTACCGCCATCATCAAAAAGCATTTCGCTGAAAAAGGTTTTTTGAATACTACTGTCGATATCAAGCAGCGTAAGGACCCGGGTGATGCCAACAGCGTTATTCTTGATGTTGCTGTGGACAAGAAGCACAAGGTAAAAATAAACAGTGTCACTTTTGAGGGCAATACGGCCTTCAGCCAAAAGAAACTCAGGAAATTTTTAAAGAAAACGCGTCAGCGTCATTGGTATAATTTATTCGGATCGAGGAAGTTTTTGCGGGATAAGTACGAGGATGATAAACAAAACCTCGTCGAAAAAATGCAGGACAAAGGGTACCGCGATGCAGAGATCATCAGCGACTCGGTTTGGCGGCATGATGATAAAACCGTCAACGTCAAAATAAAGATTTATGAAGGGCACAAGTACTATTTCGGGAACATTACCTGGTCTGGCAACGCACAATACTCTTCAACCGTGCTCAATAAATTGCTGCGTGTTCGCAAAGGTGACGTTTTCAGCGAAGAGGAATTGAATAAAAGGCTTGTTGGCCCTACGCCAAATAACGATGATGTTTCGACATTATACCTCGATAACGGCTTCCTTACCTACAGTGCCGATCCTGTTCAAACCAGGATATACAACGATACGGTCGACCTGGATATAAGGGTGTACGAAGGTCCGCGTTATACGCTGAACCGTATTATCCTGAAAGGCAACGACGTAACCAACGATAAAGTGGTAAGGCGTGAGATAAGGACAAAACCGGGCCAGATATTCAGTAAAGAGGCGCTTATACGCAGTACGCGCGAAATATCACAGTTGGGTAATTTTGATGAACAAAAGACCGAACCAAGGCCAACCAACATCAACCCGACCGATGGTACGGTGGACATTATCTACAATGTGGTCGAAAAACCGTCCGACCAAATTGAGCTATCGGGTGGTTTTGGCGGTGGCCAATTAGTTGGTACACTCGGCCTTACCTTTAATAACTTTTCACTCAGGAATATATTTCACCTCAAAGAATATCGCCCATTGCCAAAAGGCGACGGCCAGAAATTGAGCATCAGGGGACAATCGAGCGGGCGTATCTATCAAAATTATTCGTTCACTTTCACCGAGCCGTGGTTAGGTGGTAAAAAGCCGATATTTTTCTCTCTTTCGGCCTATACGCAGTTAAGTTCTACCGGGCAGTATTACCCCAAAAGCGACCCGAGGTATAATAACCTGCGTATTAATGGTATAGGTGTAACATTGGGTAAAAGACTTAACTGGCCTGACAATTACTTCCAGTTGAATTACTCGGTGAACTTTGACCACTACAGCCTGGATAACTATCCTGGTTATATATTTACCAATGGTACATCATACAATATTAAACTAACCCAGACACTGCAACGTAACTCATTGGACGTGCCGATATTCCCTACACAGGGCTCAAATATCATGCTTACTATCCAGGGAACACCGCCATATTCGTTATTTAATCACCTGAATTATAAGCTGCCGCCTACGCAGGAACAGGTGTATCACTTTGTGGAATATTATAAAGTTAAGTACGATGCGCAGTGGTTCCAGAAGATATATGGCAAGCTGGTGTTGATGTCGCAAGTGAGGTTCGGGTTCCTGGGCGAGTACAATTCGGCGGTTCCTGCTTCTCCGTTTGAAAGGTTCAAACTGGGTGGCGACGGTATGCAGAGTTACCAGTTTTTGCAGGGTAGCGATATCATAGGGTTGCGCGGCTACCAAAACTTCTCGGTTATCCCGGTAGGTACCAATTATAATGTGAATAATAACCCGGGAAGTACAATATATAACAAATACACATTCGAACTGCGCCACCCGGTTATAGCGAGCCAGTCGGCAACAATATTTGTTTTGGCCTTTGCTGAAGGCGGTAACGTCTGGAACAGTTTCGACCAGTTTAATCCATTCAACGTCAGGCGCTCGGTGGGATTTGGTGCAAGGATATTTTTACCTATTTTTGGGCTGCTTGGTTTGGATTATGGTTATGGCTTTGATAAGATACCCGGTATACCGGATGCTAACAAGGGCCAGTTCCATTTCTCAATTTCACAAAGCTTAAGCGGAGGATTTAATTAA
- a CDS encoding OmpH family outer membrane protein, which produces MKKIILVIFFTFAAFTTFAQRFAFVDSDYILKHIPEYAAAQKQLAALSDQWQKEVDAKSQEIERMYKAFEADKILMTADMKKRREAEISDKEKEVRDFQRQKFGPDGQLAKKSNELIKPIQDRLTKAIQAVAESESLDMIFDKNSEVIMLYANPRYDKSADVITRLGLKPGVFAK; this is translated from the coding sequence ATGAAAAAGATAATACTGGTAATATTTTTTACGTTTGCAGCGTTTACTACATTTGCGCAGCGTTTCGCATTTGTAGATTCGGATTATATCCTGAAACATATACCGGAATACGCGGCAGCGCAAAAACAACTTGCTGCATTGTCGGACCAATGGCAAAAGGAAGTTGACGCAAAATCACAGGAAATTGAACGCATGTATAAGGCGTTTGAGGCAGACAAGATTTTGATGACTGCCGATATGAAAAAAAGGCGCGAGGCCGAGATAAGTGATAAAGAAAAAGAAGTGAGGGATTTTCAGCGCCAGAAATTTGGCCCGGATGGGCAGTTGGCAAAGAAAAGCAACGAATTGATCAAGCCGATACAGGACAGGCTGACCAAAGCCATACAGGCCGTTGCCGAAAGTGAGAGCCTTGATATGATCTTTGATAAGAACAGTGAAGTGATCATGCTGTACGCTAATCCGCGTTACGATAAAAGTGCGGACGTAATAACCCGCCTGGGACTAAAGCCCGGTGTATTTGCTAAATAA
- the nuoH gene encoding NADH-quinone oxidoreductase subunit NuoH — translation MNFYLKYFIVAAGLFAFSGFFAMFGVYAERKVSAFIQDRLGPTETGKYGVLQTLADVIKLLMKELIVPAAADKWLFMLAPAIIFIAVYMGFAAIPWSNGLAPSDLNLGLYYIFAILSIETLGILMAGWGSNNKFSILGAMRSGAQIISYEIPAGFAIISVVMIAQSLNLQTIAAQQGILSHEQSKFLGLWDVSANGGILSWNIFRAPHLIIAFVIYFIASLAESNRAPFDIPEAESELVAGFHTEFTGMRFAFVFLAEYSMMFLVSMVAVILFLGAWNTPLPNIGVVRLADWTTGTVWGVVWTVIKVLLLVGVQMWIRWTLPRLRVDQLMNLCWKVLTPLAFICMLVSGIWRLWVM, via the coding sequence TTGAACTTTTACCTCAAATACTTTATTGTCGCCGCAGGCCTGTTTGCTTTTTCAGGCTTCTTTGCAATGTTTGGTGTTTATGCCGAACGTAAGGTGTCCGCTTTTATACAGGACAGGCTTGGGCCGACAGAAACCGGCAAATACGGTGTTCTTCAGACCCTGGCCGATGTGATCAAGCTTTTAATGAAGGAACTTATTGTGCCGGCCGCGGCCGATAAATGGCTGTTCATGCTGGCACCGGCCATTATTTTTATAGCGGTGTATATGGGCTTTGCGGCCATACCCTGGTCAAATGGTCTCGCTCCGTCCGATCTGAACCTCGGGCTTTACTATATCTTCGCCATACTTTCTATCGAAACGTTGGGTATCCTGATGGCAGGCTGGGGCTCGAACAATAAGTTTTCTATTTTGGGCGCCATGCGCTCAGGCGCGCAGATCATTTCCTACGAGATACCAGCCGGCTTTGCTATCATATCCGTTGTGATGATCGCCCAATCCCTAAACCTGCAAACCATAGCGGCTCAGCAGGGCATCTTATCGCACGAGCAATCAAAATTTTTAGGACTATGGGACGTGTCCGCTAACGGCGGGATATTATCGTGGAACATATTTCGTGCGCCGCATTTGATCATTGCATTCGTTATCTATTTCATAGCTTCACTGGCCGAAAGCAACCGGGCGCCGTTTGATATTCCGGAAGCTGAGTCGGAGCTGGTAGCAGGGTTTCATACCGAATTTACAGGCATGCGTTTTGCATTCGTTTTCCTGGCCGAATATTCGATGATGTTCCTGGTATCAATGGTAGCGGTTATACTATTTTTAGGCGCCTGGAACACACCGCTGCCAAATATAGGAGTAGTGAGGCTGGCCGACTGGACAACCGGAACGGTATGGGGTGTTGTGTGGACAGTGATAAAAGTATTGCTTTTGGTAGGTGTACAGATGTGGATCAGGTGGACGCTTCCCCGCCTGCGCGTGGACCAGTTAATGAACCTATGCTGGAAGGTACTTACCCCGCTTGCATTTATTTGCATGCTGGTATCGGGCATATGGCGCTTGTGGGTGATGTGA